Within the Candidatus Hydrogenedentota bacterium genome, the region GGGTCATGTTGGACCGCCTTAGCACTGTCATCGACGAATACAGCCACGTGCCGGGTGGTTCGAATGTGCTCTACATGGACGGACACGTGCAGTTTGTGCCGTACAACGAAGCGGCGCCGGTGCTTGGTGGCGTGGCGCAGGTCTTCGGTGAAATGGCATCGCACGGTTGAGCGCGAGGGACAGGAATCAACCACGGATGAACACCGATGAACGAATCAAACAAACGCTATCCGTATGAAGGTCCGTGAGCCTTACCAAAGCTTCTACTGATAGTAGTGCGGAGCAAACGCAGAATGGCGGGCTGGAAAGCCCGCCCTCCGATGGCGTGTAAGCGAAAACAGAACACTTTGGAGGATACAGAAGGATGAAGAATTGGAGCAGAGGACTTGCGGCGGCGCTGATCATGCTATTGCTGGCGGCGAGCTGCGCGACGACGCCTGGCTTAAAGGAAGCTTCGGGACAGGAGGTGCGAACGGATGCCTTCGAGCAGGACAGGAAGGCGATCCTCGCGATGGCGGGGAAGTTCAAGGTGACGTTCGATTTCAGGGAAACCTTGACCTTGGACCCTAGCACGACGCCCAGCAAACACGACGAAACGGAGGGCATGGAACTGGTGCTGGTGCTTGAAGACCGGGGGGGCTTCATCAGCCTTCAGCATTTGCTTGTGGTGGACGACGACAAGCCGGTGGTTATAAAGCACTGGAGGCAGGATTGGCAGTACCAGGACCAAGTGCTCCATGAATTCGCCGGGCACTTGACGTGGAAGCCTCGTCACGTGACACCCGAAGAGGTTCGGGGAACGTGGAGTCAGACGGTCTTCCAAGTGGATGACAGCCCGCGGTATGAGGGCTTTGGCGCGTGGCGTCACGTGGGCGGTTACTCGTACTGGGAATCGAACGAGACGTGGCGTCCGTTGCCGCGACGCGAACACACGGTACGTAAAGACTACGACGTATTGGTCGGAAGAAACCGGCACGCCATCACTCCGACGGGATGGACGCACGAGCAGGACAACTCGAAGATGGTTCTGCGCGATGGAGAACGCCGCATCATCGCGCGTGAATCCGGACTGAACACATATGTGCGCGACGACGCGTACGATTTCTCGGCGGCACAGGCCTATTGGGACAAGACGAGCCCGTTCTGGAAGCAGGTGCGCGAAGTGTGGGCGGGTCTCTACGCGAAGGGCGTGCCACTTCACATCGAAGGCAATTCCGCAGATGGAGCCCTGTGGCGCGACGTGGTGCGAATGGCTGGACAGTATGCGGATGCAAAACCTGTGTCGCACGAAGAAATCGAGAAGACGATTACAGAAGCGTTGGTGGTCGCGGGTGGAAATGAGCCGGCCAAGGACAAGGCGCAAGCGAAACGAGCAGACAAGTCAGACGGTCGCGATGCGGCCGGATCACCGGCGTCGTGAGAAAGGAGTAGACGATGTTGCTCAAGAAGAAGTGGAAGGTACCGTTGGCGGGCCGGGTGCTCGCCGAGGTGGCGATGGTGGTGGCCGGAGTATGCCTTGCCGCTCATCTCACCAGCGGACATGTGTCGGCTGCCGGCGAGGGCAACGAGAAGGTTTCTGTCGTGGTCGTTGGACACGGCGGAGTGCCCAAGGATTACCCGCGCCTGAAGGAACTGTTCGATTTGCATGACAAAGGCGGCGAGGAATTCGAGAAACTCGAGCATGAGGTGACGTACTGGCCGCGCACGCAGGAGAACGACGCCTACTGGGCCGGTTTCATGCGCGTTGTCGAATCCATGCGGCAGAAAGGCACGTTCCACTCTGTGCACGCGGCGTTCAATGAGATGTGCGCGCCGACTATCCCGGAAGCGCTGGCCGAAGCGCGCGAGTCGAATCCGGACACCATTGTCGTGGTGACGACGATGTTGACACCGGGAGGAGGTCATTCGGAGAAAGACATTCCAGCGGCTGTCGAAGATTTCAAGAAGACGAACCCTGACGTGAAAGTCGTATATGCGTGGCCGTTCGATGTGGGCGACGTTTCATCGTTGCTGGCAGAGCAAGCGGTGAAGTTCGCGGCCGATTATCAGGAGACTATCCGATAGCCGTTCCAGTTCACCCCGCTGCGTCACCCCGCGGCGACCCAAGCGCCCCCGCCTAGCCCTCGGGGGCGCTTCTTGTATGCAAGGGCTCCGGCGGCACAATGGCCAAGGAAATAGGATGAGCGCACGTACTGGGTTCCGGTGGGGAGTTGTTCGATGATTTCCCGATAGGTTCAAACGTGTGCGTGCGCTCTAGTTATATTGGTGTGCTGTGCCCTATAAGCAGGAGTTCCTGACGCGGCGTAGCCGCAACCAAAAAGGACTCAACCACGGATGAACACCGATGAACTCCAATGGACAAACCAAATAGGCGTCAAGGTTCTCGTGGCCGCAAACGCTAAGACTCAACGCTTTCGGCATGAAAGTCTGTGAATCTTGCAGAGACTTTTATGGGTAGTAGCTCATGAATAGTAGCACCGAAAGAAGGGTCAATCAGAAGCGTATGACTTCAAGACCACGGGGAGCACGGGGAAATACGCGAAGTTTACGTAGACTCTTTCGGATAGTGGGACGAAAGGCCGTCCACTGTGCACCGGGCTCCTCCTCGCACAACAGGCGACTGCTCAACAACTTACTCCCCACGTAAATTTCTGACGATCTTGAGGAATAGGGACCTGCGAAGTCTCCAGATCGCACCACTGCAACATGCGAAATATGATATTCTTTAGAACTTTTTCAAGTTAATATTATTAATCATGTATTTACAAATTG harbors:
- a CDS encoding CbiX/SirB N-terminal domain-containing protein, which translates into the protein MLLKKKWKVPLAGRVLAEVAMVVAGVCLAAHLTSGHVSAAGEGNEKVSVVVVGHGGVPKDYPRLKELFDLHDKGGEEFEKLEHEVTYWPRTQENDAYWAGFMRVVESMRQKGTFHSVHAAFNEMCAPTIPEALAEARESNPDTIVVVTTMLTPGGGHSEKDIPAAVEDFKKTNPDVKVVYAWPFDVGDVSSLLAEQAVKFAADYQETIR